In one Oscillospiraceae bacterium genomic region, the following are encoded:
- a CDS encoding ABC transporter permease, whose translation MLKLVRMEWKKNRIGTYVRAAVILAALLAAFLFALAFLGIAVDPVTGVVDAAPGHNAISSSIELFTGMVYLVFTGVMLSAFIVSSYKNKTVDLMFSYPIKRQKILASQMLAVWLFCFAALALTKLLLYGCILTGSRFFQSAFLLDFDMGSPGFYLQLLLKSATIVTMGFIALFVGLTLKSSKATIICSFLLIFLTQANIGDLSMANSTVFPIVLTAVSLVFALLSVSRAEQKDLM comes from the coding sequence ATGTTAAAGCTTGTCAGAATGGAGTGGAAAAAGAACCGCATTGGCACCTACGTCCGCGCCGCCGTCATTTTGGCCGCGCTCCTCGCCGCGTTCCTGTTCGCGCTGGCCTTCCTGGGCATCGCCGTGGACCCGGTCACGGGCGTGGTGGACGCCGCCCCGGGACACAACGCCATCTCCTCCTCCATCGAGCTGTTTACCGGCATGGTCTATCTGGTCTTCACCGGCGTCATGCTCTCCGCTTTTATCGTCAGCTCTTACAAAAATAAGACCGTGGACCTGATGTTCTCCTACCCCATCAAGCGCCAAAAGATTCTGGCGTCTCAGATGCTGGCCGTCTGGCTCTTCTGCTTCGCGGCCCTGGCGCTCACCAAGCTGCTGCTCTACGGCTGTATCCTGACCGGCTCCCGATTCTTCCAGTCCGCCTTCCTGCTGGACTTCGACATGGGCAGCCCGGGCTTCTACCTCCAACTGCTGCTAAAGTCCGCGACCATCGTCACCATGGGCTTTATCGCCCTGTTTGTGGGCTTAACCCTAAAATCCTCCAAGGCGACCATCATCTGTTCGTTCCTGCTCATTTTCTTAACCCAGGCCAACATCGGCGATCTGTCCATGGCAAACAGCACCGTGTTTCCCATCGTGCTGACCGCGGTATCCCTGGTCTTTGCCCTATTATCCGTATCCCGGGCGGAACAAAAAGATCTGATGTAG
- a CDS encoding N-acetyltransferase, translating into MKVEKVMGDKKEYLDLLLLADEQEDMIDRYLGRGEMFVLDDNGIKAECVVTKEAEGVYELKNIAVLPGWQRRGYARALIESLSAHYPDCEALYVGTGDCPSILSFYRTCGFSESHRVKNFFVDNYDHPMFEDGTQLIDMVYLKKER; encoded by the coding sequence ATGAAAGTAGAAAAAGTGATGGGTGACAAAAAAGAATATCTCGATTTGCTGCTGTTGGCCGACGAGCAGGAGGACATGATCGACCGCTACCTAGGGCGTGGCGAAATGTTCGTGTTGGATGATAATGGCATCAAAGCCGAGTGTGTCGTGACCAAAGAGGCCGAGGGCGTTTATGAACTCAAAAACATCGCCGTTCTGCCCGGCTGGCAGCGCAGAGGCTACGCAAGGGCTCTGATAGAATCTCTGTCCGCCCATTATCCGGACTGTGAGGCGCTGTATGTCGGGACCGGCGACTGCCCCTCGATCCTCTCTTTTTACCGCACCTGTGGGTTTTCAGAGTCGCACAGGGTAAAGAACTTTTTTGTGGACAACTACGACCATCCGATGTTTGAGGACGGAACACAGTTGATTGATATGGTCTACTTGAAAAAAGAACGGTAA
- a CDS encoding nitroreductase has product MFSIDRSACISCGRCARACPVGIFRMDETGAPQVGREKRCLRCMHCAAACPVRAVRAEGVGELYPAPASGGQAALIQARRSIRHFAPQPPDRALIERCIQAAAWAPSAKNARAHRFVVLYGREQADRAGALALEYARAHRLAPELILSARAGRNLVTCGAPCAVLCCAREDGDRGALDSAIALSTLELLLVEAGLGTCWGGYLARLASMAPALREWLGLEEGWQVYCTLMVGAPEGEDYPNVPPREPVETRWITENT; this is encoded by the coding sequence ATGTTTTCAATCGACCGCTCGGCCTGCATCTCCTGCGGCCGGTGCGCCCGCGCCTGCCCCGTGGGCATCTTCCGCATGGACGAGACGGGCGCGCCCCAGGTGGGGCGGGAGAAGCGCTGCCTGCGCTGTATGCACTGCGCCGCCGCCTGTCCCGTCCGGGCGGTCCGCGCCGAGGGGGTGGGGGAGCTCTACCCAGCGCCCGCCTCCGGCGGGCAGGCCGCGCTGATCCAGGCCCGGCGCTCCATCCGGCACTTCGCCCCGCAGCCCCCGGACCGGGCGCTGATCGAGCGGTGTATCCAGGCCGCCGCCTGGGCCCCCAGCGCCAAAAACGCCCGCGCCCACCGCTTTGTGGTGCTCTACGGCAGGGAGCAGGCCGACCGGGCGGGCGCGCTGGCCCTGGAGTACGCCCGCGCCCACCGCCTGGCGCCGGAGCTGATCCTCTCCGCCCGGGCGGGGCGCAACCTGGTGACCTGCGGGGCCCCCTGCGCCGTGCTCTGCTGCGCCCGGGAGGACGGGGACCGGGGGGCGCTGGACAGCGCCATCGCCCTGTCCACCCTGGAGCTGCTGCTGGTGGAGGCGGGCCTGGGCACCTGCTGGGGCGGCTACCTGGCCCGGCTGGCCTCCATGGCCCCCGCCCTGCGGGAATGGCTGGGGCTGGAGGAGGGCTGGCAGGTGTACTGCACCCTGATGGTGGGCGCCCCGGAGGGGGAGGACTACCCCAACGTACCGCCCAGGGAGCCCGTGGAGACCCGCTGGATTACGGAGAATACATAA
- the resE gene encoding two-component sensor histidine kinase: protein MKSEAVLLLLSICIVLLVGVILYQRFAYRAGLQRRLKELSRKLNDILDGDTDEHIMVFTDNKALIDLAAQINRLLDCRQRLRAEFRRSEISSKKMLSNISHDIKTPMTVILGYLEIMRLNGACEGPMLAKVEGKAKQVMELINQFFTLAKLEAGDTDMTLSTLNVTEACRESVLDFYELLTREGFRVDLDIPEDDVCAQGNAEALRRILFNLISNVMRYGAQGKYLGLALHAQEDWVRIDVTDHGKGIEPGFAATVFDRLFTMEDSRNRAIQGNGLGLTIAKSLAVQMGGDITLTSEPYVRTTFSLRLKKPPF, encoded by the coding sequence ATGAAAAGCGAAGCGGTCCTCCTTCTTCTCTCCATCTGTATTGTCCTGCTGGTGGGCGTCATATTGTACCAGCGCTTCGCCTACCGGGCGGGGCTTCAACGCAGGCTGAAGGAGCTGAGCCGGAAGCTGAATGACATCCTGGACGGGGACACGGACGAGCATATCATGGTGTTCACCGATAACAAGGCCCTCATCGACCTTGCGGCCCAGATCAACCGCCTGCTGGACTGCCGCCAGCGGCTTCGGGCGGAGTTCAGGCGCTCGGAGATCTCCTCAAAAAAGATGCTGTCCAACATCTCCCATGACATCAAGACCCCTATGACGGTCATTCTGGGGTATCTGGAGATCATGCGCCTGAACGGAGCATGCGAAGGCCCCATGCTGGCCAAGGTGGAGGGGAAGGCCAAGCAGGTCATGGAGCTCATCAACCAGTTTTTCACCCTGGCCAAGCTGGAGGCCGGCGATACGGATATGACCCTGTCCACGCTGAACGTCACCGAGGCCTGCCGGGAGAGCGTTCTGGACTTTTACGAGCTGCTGACCCGGGAGGGGTTCCGGGTGGACCTGGACATCCCCGAGGACGACGTCTGCGCCCAGGGGAACGCGGAGGCCCTGCGGCGCATCCTCTTCAATCTGATCTCCAACGTGATGCGCTACGGCGCGCAGGGCAAGTACCTGGGCCTCGCCCTGCACGCGCAGGAGGATTGGGTGCGGATCGACGTGACCGACCACGGGAAGGGAATCGAGCCGGGTTTCGCCGCCACGGTGTTCGACCGCCTGTTCACCATGGAAGACTCCCGCAACCGCGCAATCCAGGGCAACGGCCTGGGGCTCACCATCGCCAAAAGCCTGGCCGTACAGATGGGCGGCGACATCACTCTGACGAGCGAGCCCTATGTAAGGACCACCTTTTCCCTCCGGCTCAAAAAGCCGCCCTTTTGA
- a CDS encoding bacitracin ABC transporter ATP-binding protein: protein MSYLLQTDRLTKAVGGKTLVHEIDLHIKKGEIYGFLGPNGAGKTTVMKMLTNLWKPTSGTIELFGEPLTPSSYEVLKRMGSIIEFPTFYAHMTGRENLQLHCAYMGYHNPGGVENAIRLLDLGEAADKPVKRYSLGMKQRLGIARAVLCKPELLILDEPTNGLDPAGMKQIRELLVSLRAEYGVTVMVSTHILSEIESIADTIGIIHQGRMRKEISMRDLEDASVAYIDLTVDDVRRAGFVLSEKLDLSNFKILKDGKLRIYDPKVTTQDVSKALALNGVAVSAIGRRAETLEDYFLKLTSEVDAAC, encoded by the coding sequence ATGTCCTATCTTCTGCAAACCGACCGCTTGACAAAAGCCGTCGGCGGCAAAACTCTGGTCCATGAGATTGACCTCCATATTAAAAAGGGGGAGATCTACGGGTTTCTCGGGCCCAACGGCGCGGGCAAAACCACGGTGATGAAAATGCTCACCAACCTCTGGAAGCCCACCTCGGGAACCATCGAACTATTTGGTGAGCCCCTGACGCCCAGCTCTTACGAGGTTCTTAAGCGCATGGGCAGCATCATCGAATTTCCCACCTTTTACGCCCATATGACAGGCAGGGAAAACCTCCAGCTCCACTGCGCGTATATGGGATACCATAATCCGGGCGGGGTTGAGAATGCAATCCGCCTGCTGGACCTGGGCGAGGCGGCCGATAAGCCGGTCAAGCGCTATTCTCTGGGCATGAAGCAGCGCCTGGGCATCGCACGGGCGGTTCTGTGCAAGCCGGAGCTGCTGATCCTGGACGAACCCACCAACGGCCTGGACCCGGCGGGCATGAAGCAGATCCGCGAGCTCCTGGTCAGCCTGCGGGCGGAGTACGGCGTCACGGTGATGGTCTCCACCCACATTCTCTCGGAAATTGAGAGTATCGCGGACACCATCGGCATCATCCATCAGGGCAGGATGCGCAAAGAGATCTCAATGAGGGACCTCGAGGACGCCAGTGTGGCCTATATCGACCTGACGGTGGACGACGTCCGGCGGGCCGGCTTTGTCCTCAGCGAAAAGCTGGACCTCAGCAACTTCAAGATCCTGAAGGACGGCAAGCTGCGCATCTACGACCCCAAGGTAACCACCCAGGATGTTTCCAAGGCGCTGGCCCTGAACGGCGTGGCGGTCTCCGCCATCGGGCGGCGGGCCGAGACCCTGGAGGATTATTTCCTGAAGTTGACGTCGGAGGTGGATGCGGCATGTTAA
- a CDS encoding DNA-binding response regulator — protein sequence MKLLLVEDDAEIREMLRDYLAAENYEVVCAPDGQAACERFDAEDFSLVLLDLMIPKIRGMDVMAHIRARSTVPILIVSAKDTDADKTLGLGMGADDYITKPFSVTEVLARVQSNIRRATQYATATPAVLSAGALVMNVSDHTVTKAGAPLDLTAKEFDILKLLLQNPKKVYTKAQIYAQIWNDAYLGDENAVNVHISRLRNKIEDDPRAPRYILTVWGIGYKLGDQL from the coding sequence ATGAAACTGCTGTTGGTCGAGGACGACGCGGAGATCCGCGAAATGCTGCGGGACTACCTGGCCGCTGAAAACTACGAGGTGGTCTGCGCCCCGGACGGGCAGGCAGCCTGCGAACGGTTTGACGCGGAGGATTTTTCCCTGGTCCTGCTGGACCTGATGATCCCCAAAATCAGGGGCATGGACGTGATGGCCCACATCCGCGCGCGCAGCACCGTGCCCATCCTCATCGTGTCCGCCAAGGACACGGACGCCGACAAGACCCTGGGGCTGGGCATGGGGGCCGACGACTACATCACAAAGCCCTTTTCCGTCACCGAGGTGCTGGCCCGCGTCCAGTCCAACATCCGCCGGGCCACCCAGTACGCCACGGCGACGCCGGCCGTTCTGTCCGCGGGCGCGCTGGTGATGAACGTGTCCGACCACACCGTCACGAAAGCCGGGGCGCCCCTCGACTTGACGGCCAAGGAATTCGATATTTTGAAGCTGCTCCTGCAAAATCCCAAAAAGGTCTACACTAAGGCCCAGATCTACGCCCAGATCTGGAACGACGCCTACCTGGGCGACGAGAACGCGGTAAACGTCCACATCAGCAGGCTGCGCAACAAAATCGAGGACGACCCCCGCGCCCCCCGGTATATCCTGACGGTATGGGGCATCGGCTACAAATTGGGGGACCAGTTATGA
- a CDS encoding LysR family transcriptional regulator — MHRYIALHKIVELGSFSKAAEALGYTQSAMSQMISSLEKELSIKLVDRFRTGTKLTLEGAELYPCIERLVYQYHAVQEKTKEIKGLETGVVRMGTIASISAHWLPGLLKEFQLQYPGVQFVIYQGDYTTIQEWVRTGAIDFGFVNPDAVRGLETLVLKEGAMLAVLPEHHPLAKLDVVPLRALAEEPFILMEEGHYYEPLEAFQKIGVTPKVKYTIHDDYAIMTMVEAGLGVSILAELILRRTSYRLALRPTEPPVARTIAVGYKDRVSLPMAAKRFIEHLQAHAAELP; from the coding sequence ATGCACCGATATATTGCCTTACATAAGATCGTTGAGCTGGGCAGCTTCTCCAAGGCGGCCGAGGCACTGGGCTACACACAGTCCGCCATGAGCCAGATGATCTCCTCCCTGGAGAAGGAACTGTCCATCAAATTGGTGGACCGCTTCCGGACGGGGACGAAGCTCACTCTGGAGGGGGCGGAGCTGTACCCCTGCATCGAGCGGCTGGTCTACCAGTATCATGCCGTTCAGGAAAAGACGAAGGAGATCAAGGGCCTGGAGACGGGCGTCGTCCGCATGGGCACCATCGCCAGCATCTCCGCCCACTGGCTCCCGGGCCTGCTCAAGGAGTTCCAGCTGCAATACCCCGGCGTCCAATTTGTGATCTACCAGGGGGACTATACCACCATCCAGGAGTGGGTCAGGACCGGCGCCATCGACTTCGGCTTTGTGAACCCGGACGCGGTGAGAGGGCTTGAAACGCTGGTCCTGAAAGAGGGTGCCATGCTGGCGGTGCTGCCGGAGCACCACCCGCTGGCGAAGCTGGACGTCGTGCCATTGCGGGCTCTGGCGGAGGAGCCTTTTATCCTGATGGAAGAGGGGCATTATTATGAGCCGCTGGAGGCGTTCCAGAAAATCGGCGTCACGCCCAAGGTCAAATACACCATCCATGACGACTACGCCATCATGACGATGGTGGAGGCCGGGCTGGGGGTCAGCATCTTGGCGGAGCTGATCCTGCGCCGGACCAGCTACCGTCTTGCCCTCCGCCCCACCGAGCCCCCCGTCGCCCGCACGATTGCCGTCGGCTATAAAGACAGGGTCAGCCTCCCCATGGCCGCGAAGCGGTTTATCGAGCACCTTCAGGCTCATGCGGCAGAGCTCCCGTGA
- the arbA gene encoding 2-dehydropantoate 2-reductase gives MDILVYGAGVIGCELAHMLCRGGGRVTLLARGSWRDTISRDGLVIRHYAQLRTTVDRPALVDRLEAEQVYDLVFVVMQAGQLPAVLPEVAVNRSRFVVLVGNNPAVEQSLRLASEGSPVEKEIAFGFQATGGRREDGRVVSIHAGVGMTVGGPDGPLSEEFRRRLLQAFSGTGCRLAWEDRMDAWLKCHLALILPVCYVCYAVGGRLPEAFPAQRRAILDAALEGCVMLRSLGVPIRTQDSEDYYRPGPKRRCMAAMLYLMAKTPLGRLAASDHAMRAVEELRALDAAFEDLRRRAGTPMPVWDALRAGMPDWDTLSRAAAP, from the coding sequence TTGGACATACTGGTCTATGGCGCCGGAGTCATCGGCTGTGAGCTGGCCCACATGCTGTGCAGGGGCGGCGGGCGGGTCACGCTGCTGGCCCGCGGGTCCTGGAGGGACACCATCAGCCGGGACGGCCTGGTCATCCGGCACTACGCCCAGCTGCGCACCACGGTTGACCGGCCCGCGCTTGTGGACCGCCTGGAGGCGGAACAGGTCTACGACCTGGTTTTCGTGGTCATGCAGGCGGGCCAGCTCCCCGCCGTTTTGCCCGAGGTGGCCGTAAACCGCAGCCGCTTTGTGGTGCTCGTGGGCAACAATCCCGCGGTGGAGCAGTCTCTGCGCCTGGCCTCTGAGGGCTCCCCGGTGGAGAAGGAGATCGCTTTCGGCTTCCAGGCCACCGGCGGGCGGCGGGAGGACGGAAGGGTGGTCAGCATTCACGCCGGCGTGGGCATGACGGTGGGCGGGCCGGACGGCCCCCTGTCGGAGGAGTTCCGCCGCCGGCTGCTTCAGGCCTTTTCGGGCACCGGCTGCCGCCTGGCCTGGGAGGACCGCATGGACGCCTGGCTGAAATGCCACCTGGCGCTGATTCTGCCCGTCTGCTATGTCTGCTACGCGGTGGGCGGCCGTCTGCCCGAGGCCTTCCCCGCCCAGCGGCGTGCCATCCTGGACGCCGCTCTGGAGGGCTGCGTCATGCTTCGCAGCCTGGGCGTGCCCATCCGGACGCAGGACAGCGAGGACTACTACCGCCCCGGCCCCAAACGGCGGTGTATGGCCGCAATGCTGTACCTCATGGCAAAGACCCCGCTGGGGCGGCTGGCTGCCAGCGACCACGCCATGCGCGCCGTGGAGGAGCTGCGGGCGCTGGACGCGGCCTTTGAGGATCTGCGCCGCCGGGCCGGGACCCCCATGCCGGTCTGGGACGCCCTGCGCGCCGGAATGCCGGATTGGGATACCCTTTCCCGGGCCGCCGCGCCTTAA
- the rnz gene encoding ribonuclease Z, with protein MLSVCLPGTGGMLPLPGRWLSCCWMEYQGGALLIDCGEGTQIALRQAGCKLSRLRRILLTHFHADHVMGLPGLLLSLGNTGRTEPLRIAGPPGLAELLRRLLVVAPLPFPLAVEEPAPGETLSGWEGLSMTCRALDHWVPCYGWRVELARKPVFNPEKARRLGVPQTYYRTLHAGEPATLEDGRLILPEQVLDGARKPIAVSFSTDTRPVAAVEELGRDAGLMIAEGLYGEDAAAEKAHERGHMVFGEAARLARRAGAERLWLTHFSPSLTDPQSAEPFARARFPGAAAAHDGIWTELG; from the coding sequence ATGCTGAGCGTATGCCTGCCGGGGACCGGCGGGATGCTGCCGCTGCCCGGGCGGTGGCTGTCCTGCTGCTGGATGGAATACCAGGGGGGCGCCCTGCTCATCGACTGCGGGGAGGGCACGCAGATCGCCCTGCGGCAGGCGGGCTGCAAGCTGAGCCGTCTGCGGCGGATCCTGCTCACCCACTTCCACGCCGACCACGTGATGGGCCTGCCCGGCCTGCTGCTCTCCCTGGGGAACACCGGGCGCACCGAGCCGCTGCGTATCGCGGGCCCGCCCGGCCTGGCGGAGCTGCTCCGGCGGCTGCTGGTGGTGGCGCCGCTGCCCTTCCCCCTGGCGGTGGAGGAGCCCGCGCCGGGGGAAACCCTGTCCGGCTGGGAGGGGCTGTCCATGACCTGCCGGGCCCTGGACCACTGGGTGCCCTGCTACGGCTGGCGCGTCGAGCTTGCCCGCAAGCCGGTCTTTAACCCTGAGAAAGCGAGGCGCCTGGGCGTCCCCCAGACGTACTACCGCACGCTGCACGCCGGGGAGCCGGCAACGCTGGAGGACGGGCGGCTGATCCTGCCGGAGCAGGTGCTGGACGGCGCGCGCAAGCCCATCGCCGTGAGCTTTTCCACCGACACCCGCCCTGTGGCGGCGGTGGAGGAGCTGGGGCGGGACGCGGGGCTGATGATCGCGGAGGGGCTCTACGGGGAGGACGCGGCGGCGGAAAAGGCCCACGAACGTGGGCATATGGTGTTTGGCGAGGCCGCGCGGCTGGCGCGGCGGGCCGGGGCGGAGCGCCTCTGGCTCACCCATTTCAGCCCCTCGCTCACCGACCCCCAGTCTGCGGAGCCCTTTGCCCGGGCCCGGTTCCCCGGGGCCGCAGCCGCCCACGACGGCATCTGGACCGAGCTGGGGTAA
- a CDS encoding spore cortex-lytic enzyme translates to MHKDRRKLIGSLALLFAVNILVITLAQTAGAATYRQGSTGSEVRTIQTKLKNWGYYDDAVDGIYGSQTADAVKYFQRKNGLTADGVAGSATLKALGMSASSGGAQASQSASLDLLARVISAEARGEPYSGQVAVGAVILNRVNHPSFPNSIAGVVYQPGAFTCMVDGQFNQPLAESSVRAAREAMAGADPSGGAIYYFNPNTATSAWIWSRPLITVIGKHRFCS, encoded by the coding sequence ATGCACAAGGATCGTAGGAAGCTGATTGGCTCCCTTGCGCTCTTATTCGCGGTGAATATTCTGGTGATTACGCTCGCCCAGACCGCCGGGGCGGCCACCTACCGCCAGGGCTCCACAGGCAGCGAGGTGCGCACCATCCAGACCAAGCTGAAAAACTGGGGCTACTACGACGACGCGGTGGACGGCATCTACGGCAGCCAGACCGCCGACGCGGTGAAATACTTCCAGCGGAAAAACGGCCTGACCGCCGACGGGGTCGCGGGCAGCGCCACCCTGAAGGCCCTGGGCATGTCCGCCTCCTCCGGCGGGGCCCAGGCCTCCCAGTCGGCCAGCCTGGACCTGCTGGCCCGGGTCATCTCGGCGGAGGCCAGAGGGGAGCCCTACAGCGGCCAGGTGGCGGTGGGGGCCGTTATCCTCAACCGGGTCAACCACCCCTCCTTCCCCAACTCCATCGCCGGGGTGGTCTACCAGCCGGGGGCCTTCACCTGCATGGTGGACGGGCAGTTCAACCAGCCGCTGGCCGAGTCGTCGGTCCGGGCGGCCAGGGAGGCCATGGCCGGGGCCGACCCCAGCGGCGGGGCCATCTACTACTTCAATCCTAACACCGCCACCAGCGCCTGGATCTGGTCCCGGCCCCTCATCACGGTGATCGGCAAGCACCGCTTCTGCTCCTAG
- a CDS encoding multidrug transporter, with the protein MNRQRKADLLLVMVTAFWGASYYLTDLCLEDLPPMCLNAFRFLLGFIVLGVFFHKNMRRLNAATLRYSLLVGLALTGTYVFYGYGVSRTSLSNAGFICALTVVFTPVFAFFVNRTRPGRKLLLCLLLCAAGLALLTLNDDLRPALGDVICLGVPICYAIDLLLTERAVQRPEVDPLGLGVCQLGVVGVITLALSLLLERPHLPTTPVSWGAALFLGLLCTGVAFVVQSVQQQYTTASHVGLIFTLEPVFAAIVAYFLAHEVFGPRSYAGMALMLSSLVIMELEVPKKRREAAAK; encoded by the coding sequence ATGAATCGACAACGCAAAGCCGACCTGCTGCTGGTCATGGTCACCGCCTTTTGGGGGGCGTCCTACTACCTGACCGACCTGTGCCTGGAGGATCTGCCGCCCATGTGCCTGAATGCGTTCCGCTTTCTCCTGGGCTTTATTGTGCTGGGCGTGTTCTTTCATAAGAACATGCGCCGCCTGAACGCGGCCACCCTGCGCTACAGCCTGCTGGTGGGGCTTGCGCTGACGGGCACCTACGTGTTCTACGGGTACGGCGTCTCCCGCACCTCCCTGTCCAACGCCGGGTTTATCTGCGCCCTGACGGTGGTCTTTACCCCCGTCTTCGCCTTTTTCGTCAACCGCACCCGCCCCGGCCGCAAGCTGCTGCTGTGCCTGCTGCTGTGCGCCGCCGGGCTGGCCCTGCTGACGCTGAACGACGATCTCCGCCCCGCGCTGGGCGACGTCATCTGCCTGGGCGTGCCCATCTGCTACGCCATCGACCTGCTGCTGACGGAGCGGGCCGTGCAGCGCCCCGAGGTGGACCCGCTGGGGCTGGGCGTGTGCCAGCTGGGCGTGGTGGGGGTCATCACCCTGGCGCTGTCGCTGCTGCTGGAGCGGCCCCACCTGCCCACCACGCCGGTGAGCTGGGGCGCGGCCCTCTTCCTGGGCCTGCTGTGCACCGGCGTGGCGTTCGTCGTCCAGTCGGTGCAGCAGCAGTACACCACGGCCAGCCACGTGGGCCTTATCTTTACGCTGGAGCCGGTCTTCGCCGCAATCGTCGCCTACTTCCTGGCGCACGAGGTGTTTGGGCCCCGCAGCTACGCGGGAATGGCGCTGATGCTCTCCAGCCTCGTGATCATGGAGCTGGAGGTTCCGAAAAAGAGGCGTGAGGCGGCCGCGAAATAG
- a CDS encoding oxidoreductase, whose product MESLVVRMTAPKKMEVFSEPLREPGPHEMVLRMTISGVCHSEIPTYLGEGAMQMKGPLGFPCIIDSVPYPASFGHEPTGIVERVGAEVTRFAPGDRVSGACGGAFASHVVVSEFAPFVKLPESLSELNVLAEPVMCCCNIARAVMPPQDGYLAMVGCGYMGQVTMRLLHAKGVKHIVAFDLRPDRLEQAKACGAEYVFDAADPDSVPEAMKLTGGVGFDRAVELSKGLEGLRLATSLMKMPTAEDRGIIAASSVYDKHEPWPTALGFDLMCRCPELHFVHPGFIPDTEGLMREAVQAYADGVIPADGLITHRFAPEDMGRAYEAMEEDPSYVKGAVVFA is encoded by the coding sequence ATGGAAAGTCTCGTCGTGCGGATGACAGCCCCTAAGAAGATGGAGGTCTTCTCCGAGCCCCTGCGTGAGCCGGGCCCCCACGAGATGGTTCTGCGTATGACCATCTCCGGCGTGTGCCATTCCGAGATCCCCACCTACCTGGGCGAGGGGGCCATGCAGATGAAGGGCCCCCTGGGCTTCCCCTGCATCATCGATTCCGTGCCCTATCCCGCCTCCTTCGGCCACGAGCCCACCGGCATCGTGGAGCGGGTGGGCGCTGAGGTCACCCGCTTCGCCCCCGGCGACCGGGTATCGGGCGCCTGCGGCGGGGCCTTCGCCTCCCACGTGGTGGTCAGCGAGTTCGCCCCCTTTGTGAAGCTGCCCGAGTCCCTGTCCGAGCTGAACGTGCTGGCCGAGCCCGTCATGTGCTGCTGCAACATCGCGCGGGCCGTCATGCCCCCCCAGGACGGCTACCTGGCCATGGTGGGCTGCGGGTACATGGGGCAGGTGACCATGCGCCTGCTCCACGCCAAGGGGGTCAAGCACATCGTGGCCTTCGACCTGCGCCCCGACCGGCTGGAGCAGGCCAAGGCCTGCGGGGCCGAGTACGTCTTTGACGCGGCCGACCCCGACTCCGTGCCCGAGGCCATGAAGCTCACCGGCGGGGTGGGCTTCGACCGGGCGGTGGAGCTGTCCAAGGGCCTGGAGGGCCTGCGGCTGGCCACCAGCCTGATGAAGATGCCCACCGCCGAGGACCGGGGGATCATCGCGGCCTCCTCGGTCTACGACAAGCACGAGCCCTGGCCCACCGCCCTGGGCTTCGACCTGATGTGCCGCTGCCCCGAGCTGCACTTCGTCCACCCCGGCTTCATCCCCGACACCGAGGGCCTGATGCGGGAGGCCGTGCAGGCCTACGCCGACGGCGTGATCCCGGCCGACGGACTCATCACCCACCGCTTCGCCCCCGAGGACATGGGCCGCGCCTATGAGGCCATGGAGGAGGACCCCTCCTACGTCAAGGGCGCCGTGGTCTTCGCCTGA
- a CDS encoding MBL fold metallo-hydrolase → MGNWFTIDQIDADTHSISEYRHWEETHCYLLEGRDRCLLIDTGLGICDISEEVNRLTDKPVAAAATHIHWDHIGGHRYYPEFYAHGAELDWLSGGFPLSMDAIRGMVAERCDLPEGYDVGAYRLFQGAPTRVLRDLDTIDLGGRLITVLHTPGHSPGHLCFWEAERGCLYTGDLVYKDTLFAYYPSTDPQAYLRSLEKVASLPVRRVFPAHHALDIQPEILSRMRDAFRRLDAEGKLHHGSGTFDYGDWAVWL, encoded by the coding sequence ATGGGAAATTGGTTCACCATCGACCAGATAGACGCGGATACCCACAGCATCAGCGAGTACCGGCACTGGGAGGAGACCCACTGCTACCTGCTGGAGGGCCGCGACCGCTGCCTGCTCATCGACACCGGGCTGGGAATCTGCGACATTTCAGAGGAAGTAAACAGGCTGACCGATAAGCCGGTGGCCGCGGCGGCGACCCATATCCACTGGGATCACATCGGCGGGCACCGATACTACCCGGAGTTTTACGCCCACGGCGCGGAGCTGGACTGGCTCAGCGGCGGCTTCCCCCTCTCCATGGACGCCATCCGGGGGATGGTCGCGGAGCGCTGCGACCTGCCGGAGGGCTACGACGTGGGCGCATACCGGCTCTTTCAGGGCGCGCCCACCCGCGTCCTGCGGGATTTGGACACCATCGATCTGGGCGGACGCCTTATTACGGTGCTACATACGCCCGGGCACTCCCCCGGCCACCTGTGTTTTTGGGAGGCGGAGCGGGGCTGCCTCTACACCGGGGATCTGGTGTACAAGGACACGCTGTTCGCCTACTACCCCTCCACGGACCCCCAGGCCTACCTGCGCTCGCTGGAGAAGGTCGCCTCACTGCCGGTCAGACGGGTCTTTCCCGCGCACCACGCGCTGGACATACAGCCGGAGATCCTCTCCCGGATGCGGGACGCGTTCCGCCGGCTGGACGCCGAGGGCAAGCTGCACCACGGCAGCGGCACCTTTGACTACGGCGACTGGGCGGTTTGGCTGTAA